In Planctomycetota bacterium, the genomic window GCGTGCACCTTCGCACCGGCGGCACCAAGGTGGTACTCGAGCAAGCGCCTGTCCAGCTCCGCCGGATCGACGATCACAACGGGACCGGAAAGCCGAACGCCGGATATCGAGAGCACGCTCGAGCGTTTGGACTCATCAGGCGTCAGGTAGAGCTTGGGGAAGACCTGATCGTCGAACTGCACGCCGATGTGGTGCCACGATGTCGCAAGGTGATCACACCACGCGACGCGTCCGACCAGGCGATCGTGCCCGCCGAGGTGTCGTGGCATCATGATCGCGCAGCGTGTCCCGGGATAGATGAAACCACGCGTGAACAGCCCGACGCCGCCGAGCGAGAGGTCCCGCGTGATCGTCTTCCATCGGCGATTGCCGCGGACGCTGGTCAGGTCAAAGCCGACGTCGCGTCGACGGAACGGAAGTCGTTCGCTCTGACGGCGACAGCGGAGGCTCTCGGACAAGCCCTCTTCAATGAGGTCTGCCTTTCGCCAGAGCAGGTGCGTGACCTGCTCGAACGCCAGCGATTGGCCGACGGCAACGGACTTGGTACTCGGCTGGACGGGCCGCGTGACACGGGACTGGATCATCTTGGACTCCCCTCGAGTCGCTCAGCAGGTGAATGGTTGGTACGACCTTCGAGCGGAGACGAGACGGGTGTCGCCCCCACCTGCATGTCCGATCCAGTGGGGGCAATGTCCAGCCGAAAAAGCTGCGTCGGCGATTGTCAGATAGTCGCACGTTCAGTCCGGCGCAGCGACGAGCTTGCCTTCGCGAAGGAGCAGCGCGCGGTCAGCGGTTTTGGCCAGCGAGCGGTCGTGGGTGACCATGACGATCGTCTGCCCGCGGTCGGCGTGGAGGTCGGCGACGACGTCCATGATCTGCCGGCCTGTTGCCGCGTCGAGGTTGCCGGTGGGCTCGTCGGCGAACAGGATTCGCGGGCGATTCAGAAGTGCCCGCGCGATCGCGACGCGCTGTCGCTCGCCGCCGGAGAGTTGAGCCGGGCGGTGGTTCAGGCGGTCGGAGAGGCCGAAGGCGTCGAGTAGTGAGAGGGCTCGCCGTTTGGTCTCAGAGTCGTGCCGGCCGAGCAGGCTGCCGTCGACGCTGGCGGCGAGAAGCGTGTTCTCGCGGACGTTCAGCTCCGGCAACAGGTGGTAGAACTGGAAGACGAAGCCGAAGTCGCGATTGCGAACCCGCGCCCTGCCGCGTCGGCCGAGGCTCTTGAAGGTGTTGCCGTCGAACGTGATCGTCCCGCCGTCGGGCTCGTCGAGGGCGCCGAGCAGGTGAAGCAGCGTCGACTTCCCCTCGCCGCTACGCCCCTCGATGGCGAGGAACTCGCCCTCTTTGACCTGCAAGTCTAGGCCGTCGAGCACCTTCACGAGCTGCTCGCCCATGGTGAAGTGCTTTTGGAGGTTGTCGACTTGGAGGAGCATGATCGAAGTCAGAAACG contains:
- a CDS encoding ABC transporter ATP-binding protein; the encoded protein is MLLQVDNLQKHFTMGEQLVKVLDGLDLQVKEGEFLAIEGRSGEGKSTLLHLLGALDEPDGGTITFDGNTFKSLGRRGRARVRNRDFGFVFQFYHLLPELNVRENTLLAASVDGSLLGRHDSETKRRALSLLDAFGLSDRLNHRPAQLSGGERQRVAIARALLNRPRILFADEPTGNLDAATGRQIMDVVADLHADRGQTIVMVTHDRSLAKTADRALLLREGKLVAAPD